In a single window of the Cygnus olor isolate bCygOlo1 chromosome 5, bCygOlo1.pri.v2, whole genome shotgun sequence genome:
- the SERPINA10 gene encoding protein Z-dependent protease inhibitor, protein MKTGIYLLLLCEICLEISKADIKPKTPKKEKKHNFLGRNKNDNISEEWHRHKNFSKPFEEQDLEEFTLYNFTEKTANFGFNLYRKIAMTHDNNVIISPLSVSTLMATYMLAAKGETHRQIVKGLNLHSLKDRDRYYLPSLFKQLKDNITMNEELLFEQGILSFIQKDFIVREDFLNLSKRYFDMEFLHVDFQNNTQAKSVINQNINQRTKGKIPEIFEELDHHNKLLLVDYILFKGKWLYPFNSKFTEMETFHINKYRSVQVPMMFKSDKVNSTFDENLRCNVIKLPYKGKAYMLVVIPEKEGDYISLEDHLTTDLVESWLANMKSRKMDISFPKFKLEQKYKMKKLLYALGIKNIFSRTADLSHLTDQEYVTVSQVVQKAVIEVDEKGTEATAATGSEIIAFSAPPVIKVDRPFLFMIFEETFKTLLFIGRVVDPTEM, encoded by the exons ATGAAAACAGGAATTTATCTACTCCTTTTATGTGAAATATGTCTTGAAATCAGCAAGGCTGACATCAAACCTAAAActccaaagaaggaaaaaaagcataatttcttaggaagaaataaaaatgacaatatttctgaagaatggCATCGGCATAAAAATTTCTCTAAACCTTTTGAAGAGCAAGATCTTGAAGAGTTCACTCTTTACAACTTCactgaaaagacagcaaatttTGGATTCAATCTCTACAGAAAAATTGCAATGACACATGATAACAATGTCATAATTTCTCCCCTTTCTGTATCAACTCTCATGGCTACATATATGCTGGCAGCCAAAGGGGAAACACACAGACAAATAGTAAAAGGTCTGAACCTTCACTCTTTGAAGGACAGAGATCGCTATTATTTACCATCTTTGTTCAAACAACTGAAAGATAACATCACAATGAATGAAGAGCTTCTCTTTGAGCAAGGTATTCTTTCCTTTATCCAAAAGGACTTCATAGTCAGGGAGGATTTCCTCAATTTATCGAAGCGGTACTTTGATATGGAATTCTTGCATGTGGACTTTCAGAACAATACACAGGCAAAATCTgttataaatcaaaatattaacCAAAGGACCAAAGGAAAAATCCCAGAGATTTTTGAAGAGCTCGACCACCATAATAAGCTGTTACTTGTGGactacattttgtttaaag gcAAATGGCTCTATCCATTTAATTCCAAAttcacagaaatggaaactttccacataaacaaatacagaagtgtACAGGTACCCATGATGTTCAAGTCAGATAAAGTTAATTCAACCTTTGATGAGAATTTAAGATGCAATGTGATAAAACTCCCCTACAAAGGCAAAGCCTACATGCTGGTTGTCATCCCAGAAAAGGAGGGAGATTACATTTCACTTGAAGACCATTTAACAACAGACCTTGTGGAATCCTGGCTTGCAAATATGAAGAGCAG gaaaatggatatttcatttccaaagtTCAAActagaacaaaaatacaaaatgaagaaattgctttatgctcttggaattaaaaatatcttttcacgTACAGCAGATCTTAGTCATCTCACAGACCAAGAATATGTAACAGTTTCACAG GTTGTCCAAAAGGCTGTAATTGAAGTGGATGAAAAAGGAACTGAGGCCACAGCAGCTACGGGGTCAGAAATAATTGCATTCTCAGCACCTCCTGTCATTAAAGTAGACCGACCATTTCTGTTCATGATTTTTgaagaaacttttaaaactttactTTTCATTGGCAGGGTGGTTGATCCAACTGAAATGTGA